In Fusarium oxysporum f. sp. lycopersici 4287 chromosome 2, whole genome shotgun sequence, a genomic segment contains:
- a CDS encoding origin recognition complex subunit 4, which produces MMDSPTQDASARKRNHFQDDPVPTPPTLKKRKLDELVQGSPSTPKALNAINSAYPSDISSQNAWPPVDNNLEAPNSNPQPAAQPSQAPPPASAAPKFRPAIKLSALKGTIWDTQDAPRPVSLPKKVGPGRPRTTTAKKPPGPRGRPRKKKVPEGDEENREATQAQESVDELATANGNLSVSKPTPKGILTPTKKGRPRGRPPKNVSFGAGQDRNGEVFFEDLPKKARTPRKAANSEADELVCAICINPHSQPPNQIILCDMCDFAVHQECYGVPDIPEGDWLCKSCTQEDILKTPKKTAGVEVPAIKIAADVPDITNLEQHVRSLQRVLLDRCTGRRRLQLPGQLEAEEKVYQLVEQTVVAGEGNSMLVIGGRGCGKTTLLEKVISDVSQEHKNDFHVVRLNGFIHTDDKLALKEIWRQLGKEMQVEDDLVTRTNYADTMASLLALLSHPSEIIGTDEGVTSQSIVFVIDEFDMFASHPRQTLLYNLFDIAQSRKAPIAVIGCTTRLDVVEMLEKRVKSRFSHRYVYLSLPRNLPAYWQVCRQGLIVDSDEAEKEGINTYLEGHAEFQQYWGQKIEGLYRERSFQDLLQYHYYTTKSTSAFLTEWILPLSALSANDVTLKIPSVQGDIESLTPPDSRLHLLSTLSELDLGLLIAAARLDIVAHTDTVNLAMAYDEYSSLMGKQRVHSAAAGMLAVGGGVRVWSRGVAGIAWERLISLGLLVPAGIGGARNLGHGGLEGKMWKVDVALEEIPAAVKLNAILARWCREI; this is translated from the exons ATGATGGATTCTCCTACCCAGGACGCAAGCGCTCGAAAGAGAAATCATTTTCAAGACGATCCTGTCCCTACTCCTCCGACCCTCAAGAAGCGAAAACTCGATGAACTTGTACAGGGATCTCCCTCGACTCCGAAAGCTCTCAATGCTATCAACTCGGCATATCCTTCTGATATATCCAGCCAAAACGCCTGGCCACCGGTGGACAACAACCTTGAGGCACCCAACTCCAACCCGCAACCTGCAGCTCAACCATCAcaagcaccaccaccagctTCTGCAGCGCCCAAATTTCGACCAGCCATCAAACTATCTGCTTTGAAAGGCACAATATGGGACACTCAGGATGCGCCTCGTCCTGTGTCTCTCCCCAAAAAAGTAGGTCCTGGGCGACCCAGAACCACAACAGCGAAGAAACCACCAGGACCCAGGGGCAGACCacgaaagaagaaggtgCCAGAAGGGGATGAAGAGAATCGTGAAGCCACTCAAGCGCAAGAATCCGTCGACGAGTTGGCCACAGCAAATGGAAATCTATCGGTGTCGAAACCCACACCAAAGGGAATTTTGACTCCCACGAAGAAAGGCAGACCGCGAGGACGACCACCGAAAAATGTTAGCTTTGGGGCGGGCCAAGATCGCAATGGAGAGGTTTTCTTTGAGGACCTGCCGAAGAAGGCCAGGACACCACGCAAGGCGGCCAACTCTGAAGCAGACGAGCTTGTATGCGCAATCTGCATCAACCCGCACTCCCAACCTCCGAACCAAATTATTCTATGCGACATGTGTGATTTTGCCGTTCATCAAGAATGTTACGGAGTGCCTGATATCCCTGAAGGCGATTGGCTTTGCAAGTCATGTACTCAAGAGGACATACTTAAGACGCCAAAAAAGACTGCAGGCGTAGAGGTTCCGGCCATCAAGATCGCAGCGGATGTACCTGATATTACTAATTTGGAACAACATGTGCGATCATTACAAAGAGTTCTTCTGGACCGATGTACAGGAAGAAGACGTTTGCAGTTGCCTGGCCAGctggaggctgaggagaaggttTACCAACTCGTGGAACAAACGGTTGTTGCTGGTGAAGGAAACTCGATGCTTGTCATTGGAGGGAGAGGCTGCGGAAAGACTACT TTATTAGAAAAGGTCATCTCGGATGTATCTCAGGAGCATAAGAACGACTTCCACGTCGTGAGGCTCAATGGTTTCATTCATACAGACGACAAGCTTGCGCTTAAAGAAATTTGGCGACAGCTGGGCAAGGAGATGCAGGTCGAGGATGACTTGGTGACCAGA ACAAACTATGCTGACACCATGGCGTCGTTACTGGCTCTTCTTTCACATCCGTCTGAAATTATCGGTACAGACGAGGGTGTCACGTCACAATCGATTGTGTTTGTGATTGACGAATTCGACATGTTTGCATCCCACCCTCGACAAACACTATTGTACAACTTGTTTGATATTGCACAATCGCGAAAAGCGCCCATCGCCGTAATTGGCTGTACGACTCGGttggatgttgttgagatgctGGAGAAGCGAGTCAAGAGTCGATTCAGTCATCGTTACGTCTACCTCTCTCTGCCCAGGAACCTTCCAGCCTACTGGCAAGTTTGCAGACAGGGATTGATTGTTGATAGTGACGAGGCTGAAAAGGAGGGCATCAACACCTATCTTGAAGGACATGCCGAGTTCCAGCAGTATTGGGGCCAAAAGATAGAG GGCCTCTACAGAGAACGATCCTTCCAGGACTTGCTTCAGTATCACTACTACACAACCAAGTCGACTTCGGCATTCCTCACCGAATGGATCTTGCCTCTGTCGGCTCTCTCAGCTAACGATGTCACACTCAAGATACCTTCTGTGCAAGGAGATATTGAATCCTTGACACCCCCTGATTCCAGACTTCACCTGCTGTCTACACTGTCTGAGCTGGACCTGGGACTCCTTATTGCTGCAGCGCGATTGGACATTGTCGCACACACGGACACGGTCAACCTGGCGATGGCGTATGATGAGTACAGCTCCTTGATGGGCAAACAGCGAGTGCACTCGGCAGCGGCAGGCATGCTTGCTGTAGGTGGAGGTGTACGAGTCTGGAGCCGGGGCGTGGCTGGTATTGCATGGGAACGGTTGATCTCCCTAGGATTGCTTGTGCCAGCCGGTATTGGTGGTGCCCGTAACCTAGGACATGGTGGATTGGAGGGCAAGATGTGGAAAGTCGATGTCGCACTGGAGGAGATCCCGGCAGCGGTGAAGCTGAACGCTATACTGGCGAGATGGTGTAGAGAGATTTAG